Genomic window (bacterium (Candidatus Blackallbacteria) CG13_big_fil_rev_8_21_14_2_50_49_14):
ATCTGGTGATTAAATGAGACCAAGAGGTCAGTGGGTCGAATCGGAGTATAACCAGCACTGGCACTGGGCAAGGGCGTAGGAATCGGTTGGGGGGGAGGCGTCGGAACCACCACATTGGGACTGTAGCCGTATTGTGTCAATTGCAGAAGACTGCCGATTGACTCAAAGACTCCCGTAAACAGGGTTCCCTTTGTTGAAGAACGATTTACCTTGACACGAACGCTCATATTATAGCGGCCACTGAATTTATCAGGAGCAGCTGCAGAAGCATTGCTGCCATTGCCATCTGTAAACACAATGAAAGCATCGCGGCCATTCTGATTCAGATTGGTAACACTTCCACTAAAACCATAACTGTCCTGGCGGAAGAGTGGCCCCTCTTTAAGCGGAGTTAAGTGAATATCCCGGTTTGTGCCAGGAGGTACATCCGTGACCGAGGATGAAGTATATCCTTCAAAGCCAGCTGAAAGGCTGACAAGCTTGTCAAATTCCTGCGTGGTTTCATAAAAACCATTGCTGTCTGTTGTCAATGAAAGGGATTCATCCACTTTTACCTTTGCGCTCGACAGAGGAAGGAACTGTTCCGATTTAATATCCCATCCCAAAACGCGCCCCTTAATCACCGACTTCACAACCGGAAGATTGGTTGCCAATTGGCCACTGGCTTGAATCACGGGCAATGGATTGGCTGAGATCTGGTTGTCAATATTGGGAGCAATATTGGGCAGAAAAGGCGTTGCCGTAGGAGTTGGCAAAGGCCCGTCAATGCCAGGATTGGAAGAAGCGATAGCCCCAAAAGGCCCTGAAGGGGAAGGAATGGGTATTGGCCCAGAACTCACACCCGGTTGGGGCAGAAAAACAGGTAAAGTAGACGCCAATGAAGAAGGTAAAATCACAGGCGAAGACGGATCTGTTGTATTTCGGGTATTTACCAGGAAGGGAACGGTACAGCCGACACTAATGGCCAACCCACAAGATACCAGGACCCACTGAATATGTTTTCTGTTCATTACCAGGCCATATCCTTATGCAATTTGTAAACGATTCCATTGCCACCGCCCATGACGACAAAATTAGAAGCTGCTCCCAAAGGAACAGGGCGGGTTTCTGCCCGCTTGGGCAGCTCACCGGCAGCATTCGGTGCCGAAATTGGGAACACGTCATTGAGACGCTCAAGATTCGCATTCAAAGGCAGCAACGCACGGTTCAGGAAAATTCCTGTTTTTCCGCTTGGATCAGAATCAACTGTTAAAAGTTTATCATTGGATAAAACCAGCGGCACCGAACGGGAAAGTGCTGTAAAGGAAAGATTGCTCTGATCGATACGTGCTGCTTGCAAGACCAGATAGTTGCTTTCCTCTTTGAATTTTGTATCACTTGAATAATCCAGTTCAAACAAAACATTGCCGTGCTGGAGATAGACATGCTGTCCATTGCCTCTCAAAACAGGTGAAGAGAGGATATTGCCATTGGAATAAGCTTGGGTAGGCAAGACGCGACCATAGGTTGCCGTATTCGGTTCCATGATATCCACCTTGTCACCGGCACCGGGTGCGTCGGTCAGTGCAGAAGTCAGCTTGATTCTGCGATTGGTGGTATCCACGCTGGCAACAACACCATACTCAAAGCGTCCACGCAAACTGGTGTTATTATGCGTTACGCGAACGATCTGCCCTGTGGCAAACTCAGCAACACTGCCCAATTCAAAATCAATCGTAGAATTGGTCACCCCCATCACACGGTTGGTGATTTTTTCAAAGGGTACGAATTTATCCGTATGCAACTTGGCCTGAACAGCGGCTTTTAATGTGCCACCGGGATCTGGAACTGTTAATTGGTAAACAAACTTCGAGCTGTCTGTTACGACTTTGCCATCATCATCCAAGGCAACCTCAATGCCCTTGTGACGGTTGGTACCGGTGGCATCCTTGTCACAACTGGCGTTGGTAGACGAACACAGCGTTGCCACAGGGGTATTCGGTAAATTCGTAAAGATAATCGAATCACCTTCAGCCAGCCCCTCTGGGTTTCCGATTTTAAACTGGAACACCTGGTCTGCACCCGCTGCTGTAGGTGAGGGAGTGGGGCTAGGCGTTGCAGAAGGCGAAGGAAGCGGGGTAGGACGCACGGCCAGGTTCACAACACTTACACTTTCTCCCCCCAGCAAAGTAGCAGGGTTGGGAGTTGGGGAAGGCAAGGGGAACAATTTGCTTTCTTTTAAGGTCACAGCCCCTTCAACCGTCACCTGATCCAAGGTGCCATATAGACTCAGACCATCGCGGGTAATAATCCGCAGGAAATCTCCTGATTTAAAACCAAAACGTTGATCGATGGAGAAGGTTGTATCTGTGGGCAGTGGCTCACGCAATAAGTTTGTAGAGGGCAAGGTTCTGTTGACCGTATTGGGCCCCAGCACGCGGCTGGGTTTAAAGGCCGCTAATTCACGAATTTCAAGCAAGGGACTCTGTGCTGCCAAAGACAGATTCGTGGTATTGGAAGCATCATTCAAACGAACCTTATATAAAAACGATCCGCAAGACACAATTCCCACGTCGAGCGTGGCATCCACGGCAACAGAGGCACTGACCTGACATCCCGTACTGCGGGGGAGGGTTGTCAGATCAAGGGTAGAAACGATCGCGCCATTGTCTTCACGAATTTTATAAAACTTGCCTTCTTCAGAACCAATATAAATATGTTTACCGGCCCCGGTAACAACAGGCGAAGCTTTGAATTTTCCGGTATTCGAACTGCTGACCACTTTGGGACTGTAACTTTGGGTAAAGCTTGTACCATTGAAGGTGTATTTGTAAATACGCCCTTGTTTACTGCCTGCAACATAAATATTATCAGTGGCTCCAGAAATGACGAAGGGAGAGGAGAACTCAAACTCTTCGCCAATAATATCTACAAAACTGCGAACAAGCCCTGTAGCGGCATTGATCGCATAAAGCCGACCGGTACTGGAAAGCGCGTAAAGGGTATTCACACCGCCTGCCGCACCCAGCCCCGCAGAAGTGCCAATAAACCGCCCGCCATTATCATGCAGGCTGAGATCCCAAATTTTTGAACCGTTGTCATTCAACGCAAAGACATTGGTAGAGGACAGACTGGAAGTAAGGTAATAAGCATCAGTGCCAATCACGACAGGTGTATTGGGCAAATACTCACTGTTGTCTGAACCCGGAAGATTTTTTGCAAAATCACTGGTCAAGCCCCCTGAAGAAGTGGCCTCTTTCACCTGTTGTTCAATCGCAGGATCACTCATTGCAGGTTTTACAGAATCAACAAAAGCCTGGGTGCGAAAACCTTGGGCACCGAGAATTCGATCAGTCGTCCAATCATAACGATAGAGACTTTGTGGAAGCGGACGCGCCTGAGGCAGTGGACCTGATACTGTTTGAGAAACTGAACTGGTAGGAACCAGGGGTTTCTGCTGCAGAAGCTCAGGATTAGAAGCGACACAACCGGCAACAGCCAGTGAAACACTCAGAGAAAAAGCAATCAGTGCAGTACTCTGCATGGGGAGATCTCTCAAACCAACCATTCGTAAATTACCTCAAGTTTGATACCGCTGGTCTGGGGGCAGACACAGTGCCAGATCTGGAAAATCATGATTTCTGAATCAAGGCCAGATAATTAGCCCATCCATATAACACAACTATACACAATTTGCACCTTAAATCAATATAACTAACGCTCCGATTTAATGTAATTTTAAAATTTTTAAAATAGAATCCGACGTATTTAATACTTAATTAAAAGAAATCAAAAACCAATTAAAAACCAGCTTTTTAAACTAAAAATAAATCAATTAAAAACATAACAAAAACTATTTTTTTATATATACGTCTTTATTTCAAATAATATTAAAATACACCCTGAATAGCAGATAAAAATATTAAATTTATAAATATTTTTGTCACTTCCCCACAGACCTTTGCATTCGTCTTTCAGACAAGTGGTGAAAATCAAAAGGCCTGTGCTAGGATAATAAACAGAGTACCCTGCGCATTGATGCGGAATTCTAGTGTTTTGAGCCTAACCCTTCTAAAGGTTGAAACCGTCTTCTGGCATGGCCGTATACCTCTGCGTTGAGGAAACCTAAAATGTTGGAGAGGTTTCTGTTGTTGTTTGGAGCACTTGCTTCAAAAACATCTGGTTCTGCACTGTGCAGGGTACTTTTCAAGCTCAAAGCAAACACAACTCTGTAAAATTAAAACGAAACCTCAAATGCCTGTTTTAAATCTCACCCTTGCTTCAGCCCAGGAGACCCAAAACTTGGGGGCTCTCTTGGCTCAATTTAAGTCTGAATTGCCTTCGGTCTGGCTTTTACAAGGGGATTTAGGCAGTGGCAAAACAACCTTCAGTCAGGGCTTGGCCAAAGGTTTAGGAATCAAAGAACACCTCACCAGCCCAACCTTCAGTCTGGTAAATGAATACCACTTTGCCAACGGTCAAACCCTGTTTCATTTTGATTTATACCGCTTGGGCTCCCTTGAAGAACTTTATGAAATCGGCATTGAAGACTATCTTAGAGACCCCCAGGCCTTTTCTTTGATTGAATGGCCTGAGCATTTTCTGGAGGCATTTCCTCCTCCTTATTTACACCTCTTTTTTCATCACGCAGAGCAAGGCCGTCAAGCTGAGATTCATTTACCAGAGGCCTATGCTATGCTGGAAATACCTCTTAGGAAGGCATTGAAAACACTGCATGTCACCATCTTCTGATGCTTCGAAACTACCCGATCCACAGGCCTACCAACAATTGATGAACGGAGCTGCAGCCCCCCTTTCAAAGGCGTTTGAACTTGCAGCACAGGGAGTATCAAGCCATATTCACAGTTTAAATGAGAATGTGACCTTTATTCTCGACAATTCAGAAGAAGTCACTTT
Coding sequences:
- a CDS encoding tRNA (adenosine(37)-N6)-threonylcarbamoyltransferase complex ATPase subunit type 1 TsaE encodes the protein MEHLLQKHLVLHCAGYFSSSKQTQLCKIKTKPQMPVLNLTLASAQETQNLGALLAQFKSELPSVWLLQGDLGSGKTTFSQGLAKGLGIKEHLTSPTFSLVNEYHFANGQTLFHFDLYRLGSLEELYEIGIEDYLRDPQAFSLIEWPEHFLEAFPPPYLHLFFHHAEQGRQAEIHLPEAYAMLEIPLRKALKTLHVTIF